Proteins co-encoded in one Anaerolineales bacterium genomic window:
- a CDS encoding glycoside hydrolase family 5 protein, producing the protein MLSVRGPEIVDGAGKPVRLRGVCVGGWMNMENFINGYPGNESGVRRAAAQVLGLERAEFLFDRWLDYFFAEEDAAFIKSCGANVVRLALNYRHFESDAEPFRYLEKGFERVKRAVDACARHGLYVILDLHSVQGWQNTDWHSDNSSRHSLLWRHPHFQERFIALWVEIARRWKGADAVAGYNLMNEPVTNAPAGRFTKNYVPDWDAMNSLYRRAVEAVRAADPDHIIFLEGDYFSARFDQLDPPFAPNLVYSSHNYSFAALLPGKYPGRFDGKRMDRKAQAEELGKHEGVRYAQTHRVPLWVGEYGAAFVGGKADAAHRLRALEDQLAAFERFGVHSTIWTYKDIGVMGMVALDPQSGYLRLMRPVLRAKRLLGTDGWLSAAAERTTAHRAVERLSAFAEKAIGDKEIDHVSNRRFLAQAVQAGYLASLMQPAFAKRFRGLSEERIDEVMQSFAFRNCRVREGLAAVLRKYWGG; encoded by the coding sequence ATGCTGAGCGTTCGCGGTCCGGAGATTGTGGATGGGGCGGGGAAACCCGTCCGCTTGCGGGGGGTGTGCGTCGGCGGCTGGATGAACATGGAAAACTTCATCAACGGCTATCCGGGGAACGAGAGCGGCGTGCGCCGGGCCGCGGCGCAGGTCCTCGGCCTGGAGCGGGCGGAGTTCCTCTTCGACCGCTGGCTGGATTATTTCTTTGCCGAAGAGGATGCCGCCTTCATAAAATCCTGCGGGGCGAACGTCGTCCGGCTGGCGCTCAACTACCGCCATTTCGAATCCGACGCCGAACCGTTCCGCTACCTGGAGAAGGGATTTGAACGGGTAAAGCGTGCCGTGGATGCCTGCGCCCGGCACGGGCTGTACGTCATCCTCGATTTGCACTCCGTCCAGGGCTGGCAAAACACCGATTGGCATTCCGACAACTCCAGCCGGCACTCGCTGCTTTGGCGGCATCCTCACTTTCAAGAACGGTTCATCGCGTTGTGGGTGGAGATCGCGCGCCGTTGGAAGGGGGCGGATGCCGTGGCGGGCTACAACCTGATGAACGAGCCGGTCACCAACGCGCCGGCCGGCCGGTTCACCAAGAATTACGTCCCCGATTGGGACGCGATGAACTCCCTCTACCGGCGGGCAGTCGAGGCCGTCCGCGCGGCCGATCCGGACCACATTATCTTCCTGGAAGGGGATTACTTCTCGGCCCGGTTCGACCAACTGGATCCCCCCTTCGCCCCCAACCTTGTCTACAGCAGCCACAACTACAGCTTCGCGGCTCTGCTCCCGGGAAAATATCCGGGCCGGTTCGACGGCAAGCGCATGGACCGGAAGGCGCAGGCGGAGGAACTCGGGAAGCACGAAGGCGTGCGCTACGCGCAAACCCACCGCGTCCCGCTGTGGGTCGGCGAATACGGCGCGGCCTTCGTCGGCGGGAAAGCCGACGCCGCCCACCGCCTGCGCGCGCTCGAGGATCAGCTCGCGGCGTTCGAGCGGTTCGGGGTCCACTCTACGATTTGGACTTACAAGGACATCGGGGTGATGGGGATGGTCGCGCTCGATCCACAGAGCGGGTATCTGCGTCTGATGCGGCCGGTCCTGCGCGCCAAACGGCTGCTCGGGACGGACGGCTGGCTGAGCGCGGCCGCGGAAAGGACCACCGCCCACCGGGCGGTCGAGCGGCTGTCGGCTTTCGCCGAGAAGGCAATCGGCGATAAAGAGATCGACCACGTCTCCAACCGCCGCTTTTTGGCGCAGGCGGTTCAGGCGGGGTATCTGGCGAGCCTGATGCAGCCGGCCTTCGCCAAGCGCTTCCGAGGCCTCTCCGAGGAGCGGATCGACGAGGTGATGCAATCGTTTGCCTTCCGAAACTGCCGCGTGCGCGAGGGGCTGGCGGCGGTGCTGCGGAAGTATTGGGGAGGATGA
- a CDS encoding FkbM family methyltransferase, which produces MNWTSVSNTSLIGKILRLPLRLIPPQTVMPVLQGPLRGKRWIVGSGNHGYWLGSYEMGKSARFADAVPAGGTVFDLGANVGYYTLIASLRAGEQGRVFAFEPLPRNLEFLRRHLALNQAGNVTVVGAAVSDRGGTVRFAEDASTSRGRIGPEGGFEVCAVALDEWIESGRLPVPDLLKIDIEGAEFLALQGMEKTLSQSHPPIFLSTHSGKIHKACLDFLAALGYRVFPTDGRPLEKSRELWAAHTGFRSQPAKPLFRPSSN; this is translated from the coding sequence ATGAACTGGACTTCCGTATCCAACACCTCGCTGATCGGAAAAATCCTGCGCCTGCCGCTGCGTCTGATTCCGCCGCAGACGGTGATGCCGGTTCTGCAGGGGCCGCTGCGCGGGAAGCGGTGGATCGTCGGATCCGGGAACCACGGCTATTGGCTGGGGAGCTACGAGATGGGCAAGAGCGCCCGCTTCGCGGATGCCGTTCCCGCGGGAGGAACGGTGTTCGATTTGGGCGCGAACGTCGGCTACTACACTCTGATCGCCTCCCTGCGGGCGGGAGAGCAGGGACGGGTGTTCGCCTTCGAACCCCTGCCGCGCAACCTGGAATTTCTCCGGCGCCACCTCGCCCTGAACCAAGCCGGGAATGTAACCGTGGTCGGGGCGGCGGTCTCCGACCGCGGCGGAACGGTCCGCTTCGCGGAAGACGCCAGCACCTCGCGGGGCCGGATCGGGCCGGAAGGCGGCTTCGAGGTGTGCGCGGTCGCCCTCGACGAATGGATTGAATCGGGGCGGCTGCCCGTTCCGGACCTGCTGAAGATCGACATCGAAGGCGCCGAATTCCTGGCTTTGCAGGGGATGGAAAAGACCCTGTCCCAGTCCCATCCGCCGATTTTCCTTTCCACCCATTCCGGCAAAATCCATAAAGCCTGCCTGGACTTCCTGGCGGCGCTCGGATACCGCGTGTTTCCGACCGACGGCCGGCCTCTCGAGAAGTCGCGGGAACTGTGGGCGGCGCATACCGGCTTCCGAAGCCAACCGGCGAAGCCCCTTTTCCGCCCTTCAAGCAACTAG
- a CDS encoding YbjN domain-containing protein has translation MGKILEAVKKFFREDEWPYTEMEGKPILRTGFSGKNGKWTCFAQARENQQQFIFYSVLPNPAPEDRRPAAMEFITRANYGLVIGNFEMDIADGDIRCKTSIDVEGGELNHILIRQVVYSNVMTMNKYLPGLMSVLYANVTPEQAIHTIEGKTA, from the coding sequence ATGGGGAAAATACTCGAGGCGGTTAAAAAATTCTTCCGCGAAGACGAATGGCCGTACACCGAGATGGAAGGCAAACCCATCTTGCGCACCGGCTTTTCCGGCAAAAACGGGAAGTGGACCTGCTTCGCGCAGGCGCGGGAGAACCAACAGCAATTCATCTTCTACTCGGTCCTCCCCAATCCCGCCCCCGAGGACCGGCGCCCGGCGGCGATGGAATTCATCACCCGCGCCAACTACGGGCTGGTCATCGGCAATTTCGAGATGGACATCGCCGACGGAGACATCCGCTGCAAGACGAGCATCGACGTCGAAGGCGGCGAACTGAATCACATCCTGATCCGCCAGGTGGTGTATTCCAACGTGATGACGATGAACAAATATCTGCCCGGCCTGATGTCGGTGCTCTACGCCAACGTCACGCCCGAGCAGGCGATCCACACCATCGAAGGCAAAACGGCCTGA
- a CDS encoding PIG-L family deacetylase, whose product MNILCVTAHPDDESVFAGGTLALLAAAGAEVGILCCTRGEGGEAGEPPLASRAELGSMREAELRCAARALGCASVGFLPFRDPDIGPQDELFAFAPTPEAVAPLLAERFRPLRPDALITHGSGGEYGHPAHILVHRAVLQAARGEGIPAVFSFHADYEGHPRRRAANRDDPADFIVNVDSVFDRKLAAMECHRTQGALFVRRASAEAGRPVPLRDVILRRESFHRAFSAAAGGAGGRDIFALVESFLVPG is encoded by the coding sequence ATGAACATCCTCTGCGTCACAGCCCATCCGGACGACGAATCGGTTTTCGCCGGGGGAACGCTGGCCCTGCTCGCCGCCGCGGGGGCCGAGGTGGGAATCCTGTGCTGCACGCGCGGCGAGGGCGGCGAGGCGGGCGAGCCGCCGCTCGCAAGCCGCGCCGAACTGGGAAGCATGCGCGAAGCCGAACTGCGCTGCGCCGCCCGCGCCCTGGGCTGTGCCTCGGTCGGCTTCCTCCCCTTCCGCGATCCGGACATCGGCCCGCAGGACGAGCTCTTCGCCTTCGCCCCGACGCCCGAAGCGGTGGCGCCCCTGCTGGCCGAACGCTTCCGCCCGCTGCGGCCCGACGCGCTGATCACCCACGGCTCCGGCGGCGAGTACGGGCATCCAGCCCACATCCTCGTGCACCGGGCCGTCCTGCAGGCGGCGCGCGGCGAGGGGATTCCCGCCGTCTTCAGCTTCCATGCGGATTATGAAGGCCACCCGCGGCGGCGCGCGGCCAACCGCGACGATCCGGCGGATTTCATCGTGAACGTCGATTCCGTCTTCGACCGCAAGCTGGCCGCGATGGAATGCCACCGCACCCAGGGCGCGCTGTTCGTGCGCCGGGCTTCGGCCGAAGCCGGGCGGCCCGTCCCGCTGCGGGACGTGATCCTCCGGCGGGAATCGTTCCACCGGGCCTTCTCCGCCGCGGCGGGCGGGGCGGGGGGCCGTGATATATTTGCGCTCGTGGAAAGTTTCCTCGTCCCGGGCTGA